The Montipora capricornis isolate CH-2021 chromosome 1, ASM3666992v2, whole genome shotgun sequence genome contains a region encoding:
- the LOC138057357 gene encoding uncharacterized protein → MRAILSATGTYNFNLAKWLEEKLKPLSVNEYTITDVFDFADEIHSSPMNEEDILVSYDVTALFTNVPFSETIDILVDKAFTNDWFNQRYDLNLEKEELTQLLEVATTNQLFQFDGQLYEQTDDVAMGLPLGPLMANVFMCHLEDKLARDGMVPSLYKRYVDDTLARMPNTDAAADFLATLNGLHLSLKFTMELLSENTIPFIGIQIIKNGTELETRVYRKPTNTGLLLHFQSNVDKRYKTGLLKTMLHHAHALSSTTEAFNEECAKLHSIFSRLDILLAS, encoded by the coding sequence ATGAGAGCAATTCTATCAGCCACTGGAACTTACAACTTTAACTTGGCTAAATGGcttgaagaaaaattgaaaccTCTTTCTGTGAACGAGTATACTATTACTGATGTGTTTGATTTTGCTGACGAGATCCACTCTAGTCCTATGAATGAAGAAGACATACTGGTCTCCTATGACGTCACAGCCCTTTTTACCAATGTACCATTTAGTGAGACTATTGACATCCTGGTCGACAAAGCCTTTACCAACGATTGGTTTAATCAAAGGTATGATCTTAATCTTGAGAAAGAGGAACTTACTCAGCTTCTTGAAGTTGCCACAACCAACCAACTTTTCCAGTTCGATGGTCAACTGTATGAGCAGACTGATGATGTAGCGATGGGCTTGCCTCTTGGCCCGCTAATGGCCAATGTGTTTATGTGCCACCTCGAGGACAAACTCGCACGCGATGGTATGGTACCCTCTCTTTACAAGAGGTATGTCGACGACACTCTTGCCAGAATGCCTAACACCGATGCTGCTGCTGACTTTCTGGCTACATTGAATGGTCTACATCTGAGCCTGaagtttacaatggaacttCTTTCTGAGAATACGATCCCTTTCATTGGTATTCAGATCATTAAGAATGGGACAGAACTTGAAACCCGTGTTTACAGAAAGCCGACCAACACCGGTCTACTCTTACATTTTCAAAGCAATGTTGACAAACGTTACAAAACCGGTTTATTGAAGACCATGCTGCATCATGCCCATGCCCTATCATCTACGACAGAAGCCTTTAATGAGGAATGTGCAAAGTTGCACTCTATATTCTCCCGACTTGATATCCTATTGGCCTCGTAA